Within the Medicago truncatula cultivar Jemalong A17 chromosome 4, MtrunA17r5.0-ANR, whole genome shotgun sequence genome, the region TCATACCAATCTTTTAACTGTTAAGATAGATTCTTCTACCTGCCCAACAGTTGCAATTTTACTTTTCAGGAGAAGGGGAAAATTAAGAATTTTATCACTCCACAGTTAATAGACTTTATCATGTAATTCACAGTTAATTGACCGGGATAAACCCAAAAGAATTTGATagcaaaatttgaaaagaaaagggagaaaagcatTGAATACTTAATCATGTGTATCAAGTACCTGTACCTCATTCTTTCCCAGTGTGAGTACAGAAAccatttaaaacttaaaagttcTGTGCGTCGTAGTGGATCAACTATGAATAATCAGTAGGATGGTGTGAAGAGTGATTATTAAACAGTATCGAACAAATTTTACAGGTGACTGAACGATTGAAGGATAGAAATGTTGAATGAGAAAATGACAATAAATTTAAAGCTCAGGTGTATATACATTAGTAATAAAGGAAAAAGGATGCAATCAATTCATATATTTGCtgcttctttattttcttttttccaacTACAAAATTAACAGAAGTTTATCTTTTATGAGCAAATAGGGTTCCTTAGTCTTGATATTAACATTGACTTATGGATATGGACCTTACAATTTTCTCCACATTGTTCCTCATGCAGGGAGTTCATCCCTGTGACAAAAGAAGAAGTGTTAGCGAGTACCAGTTCCTTTTTCCTGCTGTTGATTTTTCACTGGCAAGTGCTTATACTTCAAGTGCCTGAATGCTTGTGGTTTATGATTTTATAGaagatagcttatagcttataacttattcaTTTCTTTCGCTGTATAAAGTTTAGCCAACATTTAACTGTTGCCTTTGAGTTTATATTAGTCTCTTCAAGTGTTCGTTTCAGATAGACAGTGATGAGGATGTTTGGTGGAAGGATAATGTAAGAGAGACAAAGGAGGAACTGGCAGCTAGGGGGGTGGAGTTCTTGAACTGGTATGTTCACTTTTTGGTTGTTTGTGGGTAGCGAGCACCCCTATTTTACATTACTTTATTCTGTCCCTGTTAATACTGCATGTGAGAAACACTAAAATTggatttaatatattaattaacaaGTTAATACAGATATAATGTCAGCCTGATTGTATAAGATTTCATCCAACACAAAATTGATATTTCACACATTCAGAACAGTTGTTCTAGAAGCCCCCCTTTACTTCCTTCCGTCCATGGTTCCCACAATCCAACCAAAATCAACAGCCAATATGTATGACTCTTTCCAACAGGAAGGGTGATGAGATCAACTTCACtgaaatttatttcaaatttcagcATTTTACCCAAGCTTACTAGATATAGCAAGCTGTGTGTTATGCAATTGAGCCTTTGCTGTGCTCAATTGTGACCAATAATGTTGGaagataatttaatttgtttatttattcatCTGATATTTCAGCAAGCCATCGTTTATTCATTGGGGGTGACTACTTTTCTGTCTTATGCTGTGATAAAGAACTAGATATCTAGTTGTTGTAACTTGTATTGCTCTTTTGTGATTATTAGAACTGATATATTGGCACTAATTCAGATGTTCAGTTACTTTCATTAGTTGAAGATTCATATAGTTATATGGCCAGAAAAAAGATTCTATTGCTTTTTCGACTTCTcattacttttgtttttcactTGAACTCAGGTTGTGGACACGAAAAGAGAAGGAGATAGCGATTGTGACACATAGTGGATTCTTGTTTCACACTCTAACTACATTTGGAAATGATTGCCACCCCTTGGTGAAGAAAGAAATATCCAAGCAGTAAGCTCTCAATACCCCGTGCCTCCGACCTAGTAATTTGTGTTTCGCTTCTCTTGTTATGTGAGGCATGAgtttttgtttcttatgtagCAGCGCTCAGTTTTATTCAGTGCTTTACATTCTTTAGTGTGGGATCAAGTTCCTGCAACTGTTAGAGGGAGCTATTCGTCAGTTTATATATTGAAGTAAATGATTGACTTATTTGGCATACCTTTGCAGCTTTGCCAATTGTGAGCTTCGCTCCATGGTCCTTGTGGATAGAAAGTGAGTATGCAAATACACCCTATATGaccctttcaaaatataaactctATTTTCGAtcataatttgtttaatttatgcttttcGTCCAGTATGATAGGATCAGAAGCATCAACAACTAACTATCCGGGCAAGATACCTTCAGGGCTGGACAAGCCTAGTGATGCTGTGGATGAGAATGTCGAGAAACAGGGGGTTTAGTTTTGCTACATGCATGTGTCTAGTGCCATTTAAACATTGAACTGCTGAACATATATTCATTACTATTTGAAGATGACTCATACGAAATCTAACGTGACTGTTTCAGATTTTACACAGTTCTAAAGCCTTTCAGCTAACATTTAGTATCTGCTAGAAATATTTATGGTAAATAGTAGTTGAAccaagtaaaatataattatgtaGGCAATCAGATGACCCGGTGCGGTAACGCAGTCAAACATACTGGGAAAGTTTAAGAGAATCTGTCATCTCACATGTAACAAACAGATTGTCTAAGGAGTAAGGAGGTTTAACTTTAGAATGAAGACTGATTTTAGTTCCTCACAAAATTCAGATCCATTTTCGCCctccacaaaaacaaaaaatacaagtttTAGTCTCTTGAAAAATAAACCTGAACAGATTAGCTCCTACCTAAACATCTATTTAAAAATTGAGTTTCTCCATGCTGGATGTTAACGTTTTAATTTAGTATGTCGCTCCACTATATTATATTGCTTCTCTATTATTTAGTCCATCATATCTTTCTTACTTTATTATGAATCTTTGTAAAAAATTGTTGTAACTTGCCAAATAAGCATATTCATATGCTACTTGGTAATTGGATGCCAACCTTAAAGGGTACAATTTCAATTATGAGGATTGGAATGGAACCAAGTGAGTGCGGAATACACAAGACATTTCTAATCACAAATACATCCCCAAAAATCACTTTCCTTATCCACCGAAGATTTAAAGCCAAATAAATACAAACATATGTTTTGGCTTCGGCGCTTCCACAAAATCGCAGTCGATAATAGCTTGATAGAAACTTATATTTTTCTGTttcagaaaaatgaaaaatacattGAACATGTATGTAGTACCAAAAATGACCAGTAAATATTTCACATGAGCTATCTACATACATGCAAGTGCAAACAAACAAAAGATGCCCTGCCTCATAATTCAACCAACCTTAGAATAGAGTCTGATCTACATTTACATTACATACAATACAAGTCAACAACACAATGAATCAAACTCTCTACTCTTATCCCTTCCCACACTCTTTAATCAATCCCATGTGGGTCCCCTTGACCCTACCACCAATATGTCCAGCTGCTCCTTTTCCACCAGGATACACACaaaatgttatgttattatCCTCGCCATCACCAACGCGCTTCCAACCATATTTTCAACCCACGTGTTCCCTCAAACACCCCTTACAAAAAcctcaataaaaaatattaaaaattaatcatgCAGCAAAAcgtctcttttttctttctctttctttttcgcGGGGTCTCCATTAAAGAAGCATAAAGCAAAAACTTGTTGCACACTTATTATTACTATCACTCTTCACTTTTCAATATATGGAGACCTATCAATATCCACCGTCATATCCAGATTCCGGTAACTCATCACCGCTTTCACGAGAAATCGATTTCGAAAATCCTTCTTCATGGGAGGACCAACAAAACTACAAAGCAAAATTCATGTGCAGTTACGGCGGAAAAATCCAACCACGCAGCCACGACAACCAGCTTTCCTACATCGGCGGCGACACCAAAATACTCGCCGTCGACCGCAGCATCAAGTTTCAAGCCTTTCTCTCGAAGCTTTCAACTCTCTGCGACGCACTTCAACAAGATATAAGCTTCAAGTATCAGCTTCCGGGAGAAGAACTTGATGCTCTTATCTCTGTTACTACTGAAGATGATCTTGAACATATGATGCATGAGTATGATCGTCTCTATcgtccttcttcaaaacctgtGAGAATGAGGCTTTTTATATTCATCGCTCCGAATTCGGGTTCGGTTTCGGCTTCTCAACCTGATCCACTTAAACCTAATTCCAAAGTTGATTTTCTCTTTGGTATTGAGAATAAAACCCTAGCTCAACCGATTCAACCTTCGTATGCTGCTGTGACTGCCAAGTATCACGATCCTGTGCCGGATCTTGTTGCTCCACAACCGGACTATCCACCACGTGGATCTACCGATGAGAGTGTAGAGATTCAGAGACAGTTACAGCGTTTGCAGGTTTCTGAGAGTGAGCAGTCTCTATATCGGAGAAGTTCGGATGGTGTTACAGGTGGTTACGCCGCCGCTCCCGGCGGTGATTATTACGTACAGAAGATGCCGGAGAATATTCCTCGGTCTAATTCGCCAGTAACAGTTCATCATCCTGCAGGTTACTGGCCGGATAAACAATTTTCCGGCGAAGCTTTTCCTGTGACAGGGATGAACACTTCCGGTGGAGGGGATCAGCATGTTTACATGATGCCGCCGCCGGGAACATTCTATCAGACAGCACAGATGATGCGTCCACCGACAGCGCAGGGGTACTACGCAGTGCAAAGAATGGCTTCTGATGGATACCGGGAACAACCGGTGTACGGCGGCATTCCGCCTCAGAATGTTGCATTTTCGTCGTCGTCGGCGGCTCAGCCAGTCAATCCTTCGGCTTATCAGGAAGGATACGGCTTAGTTAGGCCAGCTGTTGTAGCGGAAAATGCGGGAGCTGCTGGATATGCGCAAGTGGCGTATGATAGTTCAAGTGGGAGACATGTTTACTATACTACGCCGGGAGGCATGGTCCACGCACCACAGTATCAACATGGGGTTTCTCCGGTATTCAGCAATGATATGAGACCGGCTGCGGTTCCTGGGGGCCAGGATCCTAAAGTGGTAAACAAAGGTTCACATTCACAAGGATTGTGATTAATTAATGCTGTGATTATGTTAATTTTGGACTAATATATGCTCaataaatgttgttttcttatgttgtattttttaaatatataatgcCAATATTATTACATCCAAAAAAATTAGTCTCTCttcattggaaaaaaaaattagtctctCAATTGAAATAGGATTTGTAGGATATATATGTCTAGTGATATCAAATAGAAATTCTCACATTActctacttttttttatggGCTTAATTGGACTTTTGGTCACCTAGGtaaattgttgttttcattttagttccataactcataaaatcaaacattttggtTCCTCAACGTTTGCTCCGTTAATCAAAGAGGTCCCTGACGGTCAACTTTAACCCTAAATGTTTATGATAGACCAACATTaagagtggtccaccataggtcctattaattattttaatgtaaactgtttgatattttttttaaaagatgacCATTGGATTACGCAGGTGTATTTTATCTTACGGTAAGTCAACAACAGgtaattatttttctctttcttcatctccttcctcactcttgttcatcatcttcaagaTCACATTCAACAacaccatcatcatcttcatcatttacCCAGAAAAATTCAGAAAcatcaaccatcaacaacatcatcaccaTGGATTTCTATCAATTACAAACATCACTAATTCAATTAAAACTCATCTCCATTATCAAACACATAGTCAGtttaaggaaaaagaagaaaaatttcaaaatccaGTTCCACTCCAAATCAATAACAACCACAAATTCTCCTTACGTTGAATCCAAAATCTGAATCATGAAACACAAAGATGACAAATCCAGATCAAAATCAATAACCAAATCCAAATCTAGTATTGTCgtacaacaacaaaatgaaaactcagaattgtttaattttaatttaaacagggaaaaaaagtcaaataatgcAATGTAGTTCAGTAAGACGGAAACCAATCCTTCCTCTACAAACAACGGCCACAACGGCCACCACCGTTCTCACACAACCACTGCGTTGTCAAACAGCAACTGACGTTTTTTCCCTCTTTAAACatctcttcatcttctctttctctttcccaCTCGAGTCTCTCACATATCTCCCTCCGTGTTTTGGTGGGTGGGTTTGGAGAGGACAGTGTGGTGTGGTTTGGTGCGTGGGTTGGAGAGATGAGTGGGTTTAGAGAGAGATCTGGAATAAATGATGGTGTTGATGAAGATTAattatgttgaagatgatgaacaagaagaagagagaagatgattaGTGAAAAATATTAGGTGTTGACGGTTCACTGTTAAATATAATGGACATgcaatcaaatggttaaaatcaaatcaaaaaatttagacattaaaaactaacggaaggGACCAAATTGACGAACGGAGCAAAacaagagggaccaaaatgttgattttacgagttatgggaccaaaatgaaaacaacaaattacttagggggccaaaagtccaattaaacttttttttttaggatattttgaaattgaaggATACAACAATATGATAAAATGGTAGCCTCTCATGAGATAATAGTGTTCTGTACCGTAAGGGTATGCCCATTAAACTTATTAAGATAACTCTTTAGTTAACttcatcaaaattaatatataaaaaaatctctGAAATTGACTTGAGTACTCTATTATTACATCAAAATAAAGAGTTACATGCATGCCAACTATTGAGTCACGGTCGTAGAgtttaaaatgagttttttttaccattgaGGTAAGCACACCAACATGATCATACAAGTGATCTTAATCAAAAACATCATGACAttgatattaaaatattttctcacTACATTCTTCTCTGATgataaaacttgtttttttaatagtCAAAGTGAATAAATGGAAGGACAATGTGTACCCCAAttccctctctctctcaacaaaaaaaaaggtgtacTCTAAGTCgaattaaaatgataataaacGCCACACCGGAAAATTGTAAGCTAGTGTCTTTGTCCTCTCTCTATGCATAAACCAGCTCCAATAGTGTGTATTTGGTATATTTAGAAGATTATTTTATTCCTTATGAGCCAAATATACCAAATACCACCATCACAAAAACTGATATATTTAGTCTTCTTTAACCGCACTTACCCCAAATATATTGAACTTATGGACTATTTTAAGAACTATTGTTGGAGATGCTACTATTATAACTCTCATCTTTGGACCTTGCTTTAGTATCATCCTATGTGACAAATGTGGTAATGGAGAATTGTAGATGCTACTGCTGGTGTACAATTAACTCCAATTCTTTATCAATCATATGAGTGAGAGTGACCCCTCTCCATTTGTATTCAACCCTGTCTCTAGGCTGTGCAACCCACGTGGACTAGGTAACATAGTGTGGTCTCTACCTAAAAGCACTTCTCACACATAACACTAATGAtgctaaattttaaaatgttagaGAAAGTTTGAGCAAGGTGGCTTAGTAGGGATGATCCCTCCGCCCAATTTGCATTAAAATGGTTAAGCAGTCTCAATTGCACTTGAAAAAGATTTGGTTATACTAAACTATGCTTGATTCTGCTCATCCTTTACGCACTGACATTATCTAAATGAACATCAAATGTAGATGACAAGGTGCCTATGCAAAGGTAGAACACTAACTGTACAAGTTAAAAGAGTCTAATATTATTAGACTTGGCAAAGGCTTTCGAatttacaaatatataaaaGCATGATCATCGGCATTGTTAATTTATTATGTAATCAATGGAGATAAATGAACTATAGGATcgtatggaaaaaaaaaaactacaggAATTGTTCTTGtgtttaatgaaaaataaacatatatattccAAAAGTAAACTTTGAAtagaatattttgaaataataataaggaTGTGTATAAGAAAAGAGGGTGCAAGAAGCAACACGTTTATATCAATGCCAAGAAGCACACCGGCTCTACTTTATCGGGCCTTAAGTTTTTGTGTTCGTATGATCTACTACTTACTACACTTTTTGAGGTTGCTTTTTTGGCCCCTCTATTTGCTCTTTATcctgaaaaacaattttcaaaagttatctCCTAAAACCTTTAAAACTACAAAAAGTGTCATTTGAGAGTTATCTCCAAACGGTTTTCATattgagtaatgatatttgaacaactcttttgaTACAACTTTTGAGAGCAAACCATCTTGACCTATTTTCCTTGTTTGTAAAGAAGCTTCCAAAGAGCAACCATCTTGACctatttgctttttttttttttgtgttcgtTTGGACCTACTACTTATAATATGCTCTTCAGGCCCCTTATTTACTCTTTATTATGAAACACAATCACTAGAGTTATCTCCCGAATCctttaaaaacacaaaaaatgttGTTCCAGAGTTATCTTCTAAATGATTTGCGCGTTTGTGAGGGGCAAAAGAGAAACCATCACTTACGCTTGTTGACCTATTTCCCTTGTTTGTAAAGAAGCTTCCAAAGATAAAGAATTAAAGTTGCATCCCAGTGTTCTTTTCATCCCATCGTATCAAACCATGTGCGAAGAGTCCCTCTCTAAAGTCTAAACTTTTTCAATCATTATTATTCTTCTTGTTCTATAGGGAGCCAGGGTGGTTGATTAATATTGTcctcaattatatatatatatatatatatataaccaaaaAGTAAATTATAGTAGAACCAAGTTGTAGTGTGTGTAGTGTAGTAACATGCAAAGGCCTAATATGTGTCCCTATGTGTATGCAAAGGCCTAACAAATCTTCACATATGATTATGAGTGAGATCAAATATGTCTACCAGGGTACAAGCTTATTTACACCTCCTTCCTCCCCCTTTTGAATTTCTAGtatctttaaattttgtttgtatcatggaaataaaaaaaaatatttggaaaaagaaaataaaccaaatTAGTTAGTTTTGTTGCTGATAACTTGTTTTCccttttgcataaaaaattgCTTGAATTTGAACATTGTCAATTAACTATGAAGTACtaaattattgttgtgaatatGTCCCACACATGTCCTTATCAAGGACCACCTCCAGTGGCAGCACCTCCACAGTACTATGCTGCTCTACACCCAAAAGAAAACCAGGTTTCACTGAAGGATTGTAAAGCAGAAGAAGTCATGTATATGGAAAAGGGTGTTGGCGTGTTGCTCCTTCCATTAACCCAAAagtaacttttatttatttatttatgtatattgTAATATAATGTTCCTTTCTTCATTCTTGTTAaaaggtttttttctttcttcctttcaaTTGTGCTGTTTTTGTACAAATATGTACCTAGTagttttgtgttgttgttgccTATTGGATTATTAGTGTTGTTGAGAACCAACCATTATTtaggttaattaattaatactatgGTAATGGGAAGACATTATTGTTGTAATAATATATTCAATTTAAAGGTTGTTATTTTGTAATAATAGAATCCCCATAGGCCATATATGATTGAGTATTActcaattgtttattttttatttttttactaaaacgtTTGTTAGAAAGACTTTTATATGGTATTAGTATATAAGTTTTTGAGAAGAGAATTAGCTCTGATCTTCTTGTTGTTTTCAAAAAGAACACAAAGTCTTTTGAAGAATGCTTGGCTTATATAGAAGTTTGATAATGATGGGGATATATTAGTgtgaaaatgacatatattattattaataataatgaaatttcATGTTCTTTTCCACCGTCACTTTACCCAACTTCTCCTTTTTCAACATTTCTTCTGGCCATTATTAAAATTACATAGAGGAGCAAATCCTTAATTGAAGATTCAAGTGGTATTTCAGGTTTGGAGAGGTGGATCATGTCAAGAAAGAAATTTAGTATAAGTTTAATATGAGTGGAGATTCtcatttatgaaagaaataaacaagtaaaaaattaatagaattcAAGAACTCGTTTACTAAAATAGTGAGGATCTTAACTTAAAAAGTAGTCTATAGTGTATCCGTAAAGATAATAATATACTATAAGCttttacaaaatatacaaattttcatATGAACCTAGCACTTTGTTTAGATTCCAAAGACACGGGGAAGGGATAATTAGTCTAGAGAAGAGATAGTTAATTGGATGTacagaaaattaaaaattgagatGGGAGAAATACATACAAGATTTATTTAAATGCGTTCAAATATTAACTTATTTGAAAAAGctcttttaatgatgaatttCAAAAGAAATGGTTGTCACATTCCTTGCATTAGTTGTTCTTGAAATAGTAGTATAATCGTATGagacaattaaaaattaatgaagAAAACTAGTGGCCGTGCGAAAATAGGAAATCAACTTTGGGGTGACCAAATCTAAATAAGGCAAaaatcatgttaaaaaaattaaatttttaaataaaaaaaaagtattatataATTGAAAGAAATGCATTTCTATATTTGTACCATTAATATAAATACGTCTATGTGAGTATGGTTCAGTTGACATGTGTATTTGAATAGACCACAGATAATGTTAGCCGATGAGAAAACTCGTGCAAGGAAGAACCAAAAGCGATGGAGGGAGAGTTTTGATGCAGAGGATTCCTCCAGTCCAACTGTTTAAGGGAAAGAAATTCGCAAAAGATGTTAACACTTTGATGCTAAGGTCAGTATAAGATTGAGATGAGGTATAGTTAAGGTCAAGTGCCTGAAGACACATGTCCTCGAAATGCTTCATAGCCcagacataaaaatataaagtgcTACAAACAcgtgcaaaatatattaaataaattttgtattaaaaaaataaattcttaaacTTTTACATCATTGAATATACAAGTTCGAAGAAAAAATTTCtatctttaatttattaatttgtgccttaaaaacacaagttaacatttttcattaaattttatgCAAATGGTTACATCTTAAATGTCTTGTAATTTCTCAGCTCAATGAGAGAACAATAtccaactttttgttttgttgatgattttgtCACATTAGTAGAGCAGTGATGCATAGACCACCTTAAGTGGCATGTACCACTTGTACACCCACGCATGATTGTGACATGTGTCCATGTAGTcctcacacacaaaaaaaaaaacttacattcaGGGACGGTTTTAAGGCCCAGCGACCCCGGGCACTCGCCTGGGCTCCGGGccaaattttttgcaatttcttgtgTAAATCCCTATGAATTTATTATATAAACCCCTATAATATAAACCCctattaccctttcataaaatttaattttcaaaaagactcttccttttttcttagttacaccctaaaatccctcttcagtttaagtaggtcatgtaaactgagtttaagtgtacatacttaaacttagtttaagtaggtaaTGTAAACCGaatttaagtgtacatttaaaagttcaacattgttcaatgattctacgtaatctcagtttaagtatgtacatgtaaacttagtttaagtaggtcatgtaaactaagtttgagtgtacatacttaaactcagtttaagtagatcacgtaaacttagtttaagtagctcatgtaaactgagtttaagtatacatacttaaactcagtttaagtaggtcatgtaaacttagtttaagtagctcatgtaaactgagtttaagtatacatacttaaactcagtttaagtaggtcatgtaaactcggTTTaaataggtcatgtaaactgagtttaagtgtacatctaaaagttcaacattgttcaatgattctacgtaatctcagtttaagtatgtacatgtaaacttagtttaagtaggtcatgtaaactaagtttgagtgtacatacttaaactcagtttaagtagatcacgtaaacttagtttaagtagctcgtgtaaactgagtttaagtatacatacttaaactcagtttaagtatgtcatGTAAACTcggtttaagtagatcatgtaaactgagtttaagtgtacatctaaaagttcaacattgttcaatgattctacg harbors:
- the LOC11413349 gene encoding uncharacterized protein → METYQYPPSYPDSGNSSPLSREIDFENPSSWEDQQNYKAKFMCSYGGKIQPRSHDNQLSYIGGDTKILAVDRSIKFQAFLSKLSTLCDALQQDISFKYQLPGEELDALISVTTEDDLEHMMHEYDRLYRPSSKPVRMRLFIFIAPNSGSVSASQPDPLKPNSKVDFLFGIENKTLAQPIQPSYAAVTAKYHDPVPDLVAPQPDYPPRGSTDESVEIQRQLQRLQVSESEQSLYRRSSDGVTGGYAAAPGGDYYVQKMPENIPRSNSPVTVHHPAGYWPDKQFSGEAFPVTGMNTSGGGDQHVYMMPPPGTFYQTAQMMRPPTAQGYYAVQRMASDGYREQPVYGGIPPQNVAFSSSSAAQPVNPSAYQEGYGLVRPAVVAENAGAAGYAQVAYDSSSGRHVYYTTPGGMVHAPQYQHGVSPVFSNDMRPAAVPGGQDPKVVNKGSHSQGL
- the LOC11409268 gene encoding phosphoglycerate mutase-like protein 1; its protein translation is MDCGAGTCLFPLHRCKTIHLVRHAQGIHNVEGDKNYKAYLNPDYFDAHLTPLGWEQVDNLRKHVHSSGLINKIDLVIASPLMRTLQTAVGVFGGEGYTDDKTDVLPLMVANAGNSFHGAISSHNCPPIVAGELCREHLGVHPCDKRRSVSEYQFLFPAVDFSLIDSDEDVWWKDNVRETKEELAARGVEFLNWLWTRKEKEIAIVTHSGFLFHTLTTFGNDCHPLVKKEISKHFANCELRSMVLVDRNMIGSEASTTNYPGKIPSGLDKPSDAVDENVEKQGV